The Candidatus Pelagibacter sp. IMCC9063 genome has a window encoding:
- a CDS encoding Maf family protein: MIKNIILASKSEIRKKILEKEGFDVRVEVSCVDEDIIKDSMKAEGATSISIAKSLAEHKANRISSRFSNLFVLGADQVLDFNNDQINKPNNLEEARFIMTKLQGQTHLLHSAVCVSKNGSMIWNYHETSTLKMKTISPKDLELYLEDVGIELMQKYGVYQIEGKGKKLFEKIDGDMNAIMGMPIVAVTNYFNQQA, translated from the coding sequence ATGATTAAAAATATTATCTTGGCTTCTAAAAGTGAAATTAGGAAAAAGATTTTGGAAAAAGAAGGCTTTGATGTTCGTGTAGAAGTGTCCTGTGTAGATGAGGATATTATTAAAGATTCCATGAAAGCTGAGGGTGCAACTAGTATTTCCATTGCCAAAAGCCTAGCGGAGCACAAAGCGAACAGGATTAGTTCAAGATTTTCTAACCTTTTCGTTTTGGGAGCAGATCAGGTATTAGATTTTAATAATGATCAAATTAACAAACCCAACAATTTAGAAGAAGCCAGATTCATTATGACTAAATTGCAGGGCCAAACGCACTTACTGCACAGTGCTGTTTGTGTGTCTAAAAATGGAAGCATGATCTGGAATTATCATGAAACCTCAACATTAAAAATGAAAACCATTTCACCCAAAGATCTAGAGCTTTATTTAGAGGATGTAGGTATAGAGCTTATGCAAAAATATGGGGTTTATCAAATAGAAGGAAAAGGGAAAAAACTGTTTGAAAAAATTGATGGAGACATGAATGCAATTATGGGGATGCCCATTGTTGCTGTAACTAACTATTTTAACCAACAGGCATAA
- the aroE gene encoding shikimate dehydrogenase has translation MKKFFVIGNPIEHSLSPTVHQHWFKKNNVKATYEKKLLEEKDLKNIIKDIKNDHVAGINVTVPFKQRIIPLLDELSTVAQSTLSVNTIYKKNNKVIGDNTDVGGFQKSLMDNISKESIKSALLIGAGGVAPSIVYALKTSGVEQIFIANRTVEKIVNLQEKFGPLLTKIAWEDLSKQQLNVDIIINATSLGLNNDHMIDLNFSSIDKKTIFYDVIYNPSETRLLQKAKKHGCHTVNGMKMFLYQAQLAFEIWNHIKPVIDVDLTNILAKKLYD, from the coding sequence ATGAAAAAATTTTTTGTTATTGGTAATCCTATAGAACATTCTTTGTCTCCCACTGTTCACCAGCATTGGTTTAAAAAAAACAATGTTAAAGCTACCTATGAAAAAAAATTATTAGAGGAAAAAGATTTAAAGAATATAATTAAGGATATTAAAAACGATCACGTGGCAGGCATTAATGTGACGGTACCGTTCAAACAAAGAATTATTCCTTTGCTGGATGAGCTTTCCACAGTTGCTCAAAGCACACTGTCTGTGAATACAATTTATAAAAAAAATAATAAGGTAATAGGTGACAACACGGACGTTGGAGGTTTTCAAAAATCTTTAATGGACAATATTTCCAAAGAATCCATCAAATCTGCATTACTAATAGGGGCTGGAGGAGTTGCTCCGTCTATTGTTTACGCTCTAAAAACATCAGGAGTAGAACAGATTTTTATTGCTAATAGAACGGTGGAAAAAATAGTTAATTTACAAGAAAAGTTTGGTCCCCTATTAACCAAAATAGCGTGGGAAGATTTGAGCAAGCAACAACTCAATGTTGATATTATTATCAATGCTACTAGTCTCGGTTTAAATAACGATCACATGATAGATTTGAATTTTTCTAGCATAGATAAAAAAACTATTTTTTATGATGTTATTTATAATCCAAGTGAAACCAGACTTTTACAAAAAGCAAAAAAACATGGATGTCATACAGTAAATGGAATGAAGATGTTTTTATACCAAGCACAGCTAGCTTTTGAAATTTGGAATCACATTAAACCAGTTATAGATGTGGATTTAACAAATATTTTAGCAAAGAAGCTATATGATTAA
- the coaE gene encoding dephospho-CoA kinase (Dephospho-CoA kinase (CoaE) performs the final step in coenzyme A biosynthesis.) — translation MIKICVVGEIGSGKTYISKLFSPKKNLIFNADIEVNKIYKRHRPTFAKLKKNLPLFIRSFPVKKSELYDSICFNKNNLKKIIKIVHPEVRKKMNSFLKKNNKQKFVILDVPLLLENKLNKPEDVIIYIDAKKNILQKFIKQRPGHNPKIIKLLKELQITPKKKKFLSDIIINNNFNPKKMRLRAKELIDSIII, via the coding sequence ATGATTAAAATATGTGTAGTTGGAGAGATTGGATCGGGAAAAACATATATATCTAAATTGTTTTCTCCTAAAAAAAATTTAATATTTAATGCGGATATTGAAGTAAACAAAATTTACAAGCGACACAGACCTACATTTGCTAAATTAAAAAAAAACTTACCTCTTTTTATTAGAAGCTTTCCTGTAAAAAAATCAGAACTTTATGATTCTATTTGTTTTAATAAAAATAATTTAAAAAAAATCATTAAGATTGTGCACCCAGAAGTGAGAAAAAAAATGAATTCTTTTTTAAAAAAAAACAATAAACAAAAATTTGTTATTTTAGATGTGCCGCTGCTATTAGAAAATAAACTAAATAAACCCGAAGATGTTATTATTTATATTGACGCAAAGAAAAACATATTACAAAAATTTATAAAACAAAGACCTGGCCATAACCCAAAAATAATTAAGTTGTTAAAAGAATTGCAAATTACACCGAAAAAGAAAAAATTTTTATCCGATATTATTATCAACAACAATTTTAACCCTAAAAAAATGAGATTGAGAGCCAAAGAGCTTATTGATAGTATTATTATTTAA
- the dnaQ gene encoding DNA polymerase III subunit epsilon — translation MLEIILDTETTGLSFNTDKIIEIACIELENQIPTKNKFHVFINPNMDISDGAYQTHGISRDFLRDKPVFKDIAKEFLNFIKDSKLVIHNADFDLAFLNKELQELDLEPLSKDRVVDTLFLARQKFPGSQASLDALCKRFKINTSEREKHSALVDCNLLTEVYIELLEKKEPLLDLQPSQADINDLDSSKTINTNRKKIIVPITEEERNLHRKFLKVHVPKSSMLN, via the coding sequence ATGTTAGAAATTATTTTAGATACTGAAACTACAGGCCTTTCTTTTAATACAGATAAAATTATTGAAATTGCTTGTATTGAGCTCGAAAATCAAATTCCAACCAAGAATAAATTCCACGTTTTCATTAATCCCAACATGGACATTTCAGATGGTGCGTATCAGACTCACGGAATTTCAAGAGATTTTTTACGAGACAAACCAGTCTTTAAAGACATAGCGAAGGAATTCTTAAACTTTATAAAAGATTCCAAATTAGTTATTCATAATGCTGACTTTGATTTGGCTTTTTTAAATAAAGAACTTCAAGAATTAGATCTAGAGCCTTTGTCTAAAGATCGTGTAGTAGATACGTTGTTTCTAGCTAGACAAAAATTTCCAGGATCTCAGGCTAGCTTAGATGCTTTGTGCAAAAGGTTTAAAATAAATACCTCAGAACGAGAAAAACACTCTGCGCTAGTAGACTGCAATTTACTTACGGAAGTGTACATCGAGTTACTTGAAAAGAAAGAACCTTTGTTAGATTTGCAACCATCACAGGCTGATATTAATGACTTAGATAGTTCTAAAACAATAAACACAAATAGAAAAAAAATTATTGTTCCAATCACAGAGGAAGAAAGAAATCTACATAGAAAATTTTTAAAAGTTCACGTTCCTAAGTCTTCTATGCTTAACTAG
- a CDS encoding protein-export chaperone SecB, protein MTDLNKDYEVVAKYIKDISFEIPDPDCFIDAAQNLGTYATKLDLSSKPFKNNLIELNCKFILEAPEPTKKKIHTEVCLAIVFKIINTKLTTDEVKKLILVKLPTENFSFMKEMVTTIFQKSGFKEFSFTKEVNFEELYNQQFPS, encoded by the coding sequence ATGACAGATTTAAATAAAGATTATGAGGTAGTTGCCAAATATATCAAAGACATTTCTTTTGAAATTCCTGATCCAGATTGCTTTATTGATGCAGCTCAAAACTTAGGGACCTATGCTACTAAGTTAGATCTAAGCAGCAAACCTTTTAAAAATAATCTCATTGAACTTAACTGCAAATTTATTTTAGAAGCTCCAGAACCGACGAAGAAGAAAATTCATACGGAGGTTTGTTTGGCTATTGTCTTTAAAATAATAAATACAAAACTAACTACCGATGAGGTAAAAAAATTAATTTTAGTAAAACTACCAACTGAAAATTTTTCTTTTATGAAAGAAATGGTTACCACTATTTTTCAAAAATCAGGATTTAAAGAATTCTCTTTTACTAAAGAGGTAAATTTTGAAGAATTGTATAACCAGCAGTTTCCTAGTTAA
- a CDS encoding FxsA family protein translates to MIKVGSAIGAFNTISITILTAILGMYFAKLQGIATLRSALENLRVNKKPIADMLSGFCLLIAGLFLIFPGFLTDTIGFLLLVPFTRNFILKNFFNKPQNVEDNIIEIKPEEIDEHDRFK, encoded by the coding sequence ATGATCAAAGTTGGATCTGCGATTGGAGCTTTCAATACAATTTCTATAACAATTTTAACTGCTATTCTGGGAATGTATTTTGCAAAGCTTCAGGGTATTGCAACTTTACGTTCTGCCTTGGAAAACCTAAGAGTGAATAAAAAACCTATTGCAGATATGCTCAGTGGCTTCTGCCTGCTTATAGCTGGTTTATTTTTAATATTTCCGGGTTTTCTAACTGACACAATTGGGTTTTTACTATTGGTACCATTTACAAGAAATTTTATTCTAAAAAATTTTTTTAATAAACCTCAAAACGTAGAGGACAATATTATAGAAATTAAACCAGAGGAAATAGACGAGCATGACAGATTTAAATAA
- a CDS encoding Tim44/TimA family putative adaptor protein, with protein sequence MSENFGFIDIILLAMIAGFIFLRLRNVLGKGADNSPIKPNFANKSRDDFSFVKEVRTESNKPVFDEASFKKGAEYAYEMIINAFAKGDKQSLKPLLTKKLYLDFEKIIDDRNEKKLTSSLTFIGIEKMSIDKVSNVNTKYKVTARFISQIINCLKNEKGEVVEGDAEKTKTTTDVWSFERDLKDSDPTWYLTELSAETENSEKETKH encoded by the coding sequence ATGAGCGAAAACTTTGGTTTTATAGACATAATTTTGCTGGCTATGATTGCTGGTTTCATCTTTTTACGTTTACGAAACGTCCTTGGAAAAGGAGCAGATAATTCTCCCATCAAACCAAATTTTGCAAACAAATCGCGAGATGATTTTTCTTTTGTAAAAGAAGTTAGAACGGAATCTAATAAACCTGTTTTTGACGAAGCCTCTTTTAAAAAAGGAGCAGAATATGCTTACGAAATGATCATTAATGCCTTTGCTAAAGGAGATAAGCAAAGTCTAAAACCACTTCTTACAAAAAAATTATATCTAGATTTTGAGAAAATTATAGATGATAGGAATGAAAAAAAATTAACTTCAAGCTTAACATTTATTGGAATTGAAAAAATGTCTATTGATAAGGTCAGTAACGTAAACACAAAATATAAAGTTACTGCACGTTTTATAAGTCAAATAATTAACTGTCTTAAAAACGAAAAAGGCGAAGTGGTCGAGGGTGATGCGGAGAAGACCAAAACCACCACAGACGTTTGGAGTTTTGAAAGAGATCTAAAAGATTCAGATCCTACTTGGTACTTAACAGAACTATCTGCTGAAACAGAAAATAGTGAAAAAGAAACTAAGCACTAA
- a CDS encoding Smr/MutS family protein: MKKKLSTKISKEDLETWDNFIKETRSVEDKDIKLSPEQNFENTKTYDLRIDLHGYTIEESFRKIDQLFIFAKENNVKKALIITGKGIHSNKENDPYASKDLSLLRYAVPDYINKNYSQNIISIETSPISLGGEGSMIVTLKKM; encoded by the coding sequence GTGAAAAAGAAACTAAGCACTAAAATATCTAAAGAAGACTTAGAGACTTGGGATAATTTTATTAAAGAAACAAGGTCAGTAGAAGATAAAGACATAAAGTTATCTCCTGAACAAAACTTTGAAAATACCAAAACGTATGATCTTCGAATAGATTTGCATGGATATACTATTGAAGAGTCTTTTCGCAAAATTGATCAGTTATTTATTTTTGCAAAAGAAAACAACGTTAAAAAAGCCCTGATCATTACCGGCAAGGGTATTCATTCTAATAAAGAAAATGATCCTTATGCATCTAAAGATTTAAGCCTTTTAAGATATGCTGTGCCAGATTATATAAACAAAAATTATTCTCAAAACATCATATCTATCGAAACGAGTCCCATTAGTCTTGGAGGTGAGGGGTCGATGATAGTTACACTAAAAAAAATGTAG
- the hslU gene encoding ATP-dependent protease ATPase subunit HslU has product MENEQKIVSFSPREIVSELDRYVIGQADAKKAVAIALRNRWRRQELPDDLREEVLPKNILMVGPTGVGKTEISRRLSKLSEAPFIKVEATKFTEVGYVGKDVEQIIRDLIEISIALVKEKKRKEVEAKSQLSSEERVLDTLVGKSATPATRESFRKRLRAGDLDDTVIEIAVQDNPSTPSFEIPGMQGGVGMVNIGDIFGKGSAGKKKKKKMSVKESYEYIIQEESDKLIDQDQIIKEAKFSVENNGIVFLDEIDKVSARSERSGTDVSREGVQRDLLPLIEGTTVNTKHGPIKTDHILFIASGAFQLAKPSDLLPELQGRLPIRVELQPLTKQDFVRILKEPDNSLIKQYVALMKTENVELQFTDDGIEELAEISSQINSTIENIGARRLHTILEKVLEEISFSAPDKSGEKIVVDKSFVQKNLGDIIKDKDLSKFIL; this is encoded by the coding sequence ATGGAAAACGAACAAAAAATAGTTTCTTTTTCACCAAGAGAAATTGTGTCTGAGTTAGATCGCTATGTAATTGGACAGGCGGACGCGAAAAAAGCAGTAGCAATAGCTCTTCGAAATAGATGGCGGCGGCAGGAATTGCCAGACGATTTGAGAGAAGAAGTTCTTCCAAAAAATATATTAATGGTTGGTCCAACAGGTGTTGGAAAAACAGAAATATCCAGAAGACTTTCTAAACTATCGGAAGCTCCATTTATAAAAGTTGAAGCAACTAAATTTACTGAAGTTGGTTATGTTGGTAAGGATGTTGAGCAAATTATACGAGACTTAATAGAAATTTCTATTGCTCTTGTTAAAGAGAAAAAAAGAAAAGAAGTAGAGGCAAAATCCCAGCTATCATCTGAGGAAAGAGTTTTAGATACGCTAGTTGGAAAAAGTGCAACGCCCGCTACAAGAGAAAGTTTTAGAAAAAGACTAAGAGCAGGAGACTTGGATGACACTGTTATAGAAATTGCTGTTCAGGACAATCCATCTACACCCTCATTTGAAATTCCAGGAATGCAAGGTGGTGTCGGCATGGTTAATATTGGAGATATTTTTGGCAAAGGGTCTGCTGGGAAAAAGAAAAAGAAAAAAATGTCTGTTAAAGAATCTTATGAATACATTATTCAGGAAGAATCAGATAAATTAATAGATCAAGATCAGATTATAAAAGAAGCAAAATTTTCTGTTGAGAATAATGGTATCGTTTTTCTTGATGAAATTGACAAGGTTTCGGCTAGGAGCGAACGCTCTGGGACAGATGTCTCTAGGGAAGGTGTTCAGCGTGATTTATTGCCACTTATTGAGGGTACTACGGTTAACACTAAGCACGGACCGATTAAAACTGACCATATTCTATTTATAGCGTCTGGTGCATTCCAATTAGCAAAACCATCAGATTTATTACCAGAGCTTCAGGGAAGATTGCCTATTCGAGTAGAGCTACAACCACTTACAAAACAAGATTTTGTTAGAATACTTAAAGAGCCAGATAACAGTTTAATCAAACAGTATGTCGCTTTAATGAAAACAGAAAATGTAGAGCTACAATTTACTGACGATGGAATCGAGGAGCTTGCAGAAATATCTAGTCAAATTAATTCTACTATTGAGAATATTGGTGCTCGAAGATTACATACTATTTTGGAAAAGGTGTTAGAAGAAATTAGTTTTTCAGCTCCTGACAAGAGTGGGGAAAAGATTGTAGTAGATAAATCTTTTGTACAAAAAAATCTTGGTGATATTATCAAAGACAAAGACTTATCTAAGTTTATTCTTTAA
- the hslV gene encoding ATP-dependent protease subunit HslV: MDNNSWHGTTIALVRKDGDVVIAGDGQVSIGNTVMKSTAKKVRKIEKRNIIAGFAGSTADAFTLFERLESKLEKHGGQLTRAAVELAKDWRSDKYLRRLEALMLVADKDKSFVITGQGDVLEPEYGVVAIGSGGNYALAAARAMIDDKTKTAEEIAKRSIEIASDICVFTNNNITIEKL, translated from the coding sequence ATGGACAATAATAGCTGGCACGGAACTACCATTGCACTGGTTAGAAAAGATGGAGACGTAGTAATTGCAGGAGATGGACAGGTGAGCATTGGCAATACTGTTATGAAAAGTACTGCTAAAAAAGTTAGAAAAATTGAAAAAAGAAATATTATTGCAGGATTTGCAGGGTCTACTGCCGACGCATTTACCTTGTTTGAAAGGTTAGAATCTAAACTAGAGAAACATGGAGGACAGCTAACACGAGCTGCTGTGGAATTGGCAAAGGACTGGAGATCAGACAAATATTTGAGAAGACTAGAGGCGCTAATGCTAGTCGCCGATAAAGATAAGAGTTTTGTAATTACTGGGCAGGGTGACGTTCTAGAACCAGAATACGGAGTGGTAGCCATTGGATCGGGTGGAAATTATGCACTTGCTGCTGCTAGAGCTATGATAGATGACAAGACCAAAACTGCAGAAGAAATTGCCAAACGATCTATAGAAATAGCTTCGGACATTTGTGTATTCACAAATAACAATATCACTATCGAAAAATTATAA